A stretch of DNA from Gemmatimonas sp.:
GAAGAGGCACGGCTCGGCGGTGCCGGCGCGGCGGATCGGCTCGCCCGTGCGGTGTACGACACCATGCACCGCATCGCCGTGAGTGCGTTGCGGAAGGAGCGCGACAGCCACACAATGCAGCCGACCGAACTGGTGGACGAGGCCTTCGTGCGGCTCGTGAATTATCGAGACACCTCGTGGGAGAGCCGCTCGCACTTCTACGGTGTCGCGGCGAATGTCACCCGCCGTATTCTGGTCGATCATGCACGCCGCCGCGCCCGCGTGAAGCGCGACCATGGCGTGCAGGTCACGCTGGACAACGCGTTGA
This window harbors:
- a CDS encoding ECF-type sigma factor, translated to MPPAEPDVTLLLEEARLGGAGAADRLARAVYDTMHRIAVSALRKERDSHTMQPTELVDEAFVRLVNYRDTSWESRSHFYGVAANVTRRILVDHARRRARVKRDHGVQVTLDNALSDEGGSSLDLIALDQALAELEALAPRQGRVVELRFFAGLDIDATAEVLGTSRATVKRDWAFARAFLLQALSTSH